A part of Negativicoccus succinicivorans genomic DNA contains:
- a CDS encoding heavy metal translocating P-type ATPase, giving the protein MKQTLRLAITGMHCAACSARIEKVVGRMAGVQEVAVNLITGRARMAYDDQTVTAADIIAKIEKSGYGAHIADAAWEDPGAEVRAAKRRLLIAFVFALPLMIGMVGALTGWWPMLPGVAELVLATVVQFGPGLYFYRGAWGALRGGSLNMDVLVVLGTTTAYLYSLYELFGGAGHLYFETSAWLITFILLGKYLEAAAKRRTGQALETLLAAAPARAHRKDGEEITTIDAHDVTVGMTLWVKAGEQVPVDGQVSEGAPEVNEAMLTGESMPVQKTVGDTVTGGTVNGATPFTMTAQAVGADTVLSQIIRVVAAAQESKAPIQRLADTVSARFVPAVISIAALTGIVYYAFFDATLETALLRTVAVLVIACPCALGLATPTSIMVGSGVGARSGILFKSAADLEAAGKLTHIIFDKTGTLTKGEPEVVALAPQGTTTETELLALAQGLESGSGHRLAGAIMAAGQARAIPARHFTDLTETVGKGMSGQYEGATYTIGRAASDDPTAAAWEAQGRTVLAVRREAEVLGMIAVADALREDAAEAIRDLHAQGIETELLSGDNRPTATAIAQSLGIDTVTAEVKPIEKADHVAARKGAGRLVAMVGDGINDAPALATADLGIAIGSGTAVAIDAADIVLLRSRVRDVARSVTLAQATLKNIRQNLFWALIYNMIGIPLAALGYLSPLLAGAAMALSSVSVVLNALRLQYVRLQ; this is encoded by the coding sequence ATGAAACAAACTTTACGACTTGCCATTACCGGCATGCATTGCGCGGCCTGTTCCGCGCGAATCGAAAAAGTCGTCGGGCGAATGGCGGGAGTGCAGGAAGTGGCGGTCAATCTGATTACCGGTCGCGCCCGTATGGCGTACGATGATCAGACGGTAACCGCCGCCGATATCATAGCTAAAATTGAAAAAAGCGGTTACGGCGCGCATATCGCCGATGCCGCTTGGGAAGATCCGGGGGCGGAGGTGCGAGCGGCCAAACGGCGTTTGCTCATCGCATTCGTTTTCGCTTTGCCGCTGATGATCGGCATGGTCGGCGCGCTTACCGGCTGGTGGCCGATGTTGCCGGGCGTCGCGGAGCTCGTTTTGGCGACGGTCGTGCAATTCGGACCGGGACTTTATTTTTATCGCGGCGCGTGGGGCGCATTGCGCGGCGGTTCGCTCAATATGGACGTGCTTGTGGTCTTGGGAACGACGACGGCGTATCTTTACTCGCTGTATGAACTTTTTGGCGGCGCCGGGCATTTATATTTTGAAACGTCCGCGTGGCTGATTACCTTTATTTTACTCGGTAAATACTTGGAGGCGGCCGCGAAACGCCGTACCGGACAAGCGCTGGAAACATTGCTTGCCGCGGCGCCCGCGCGAGCCCATCGCAAAGACGGGGAAGAAATAACAACCATTGACGCGCATGACGTGACAGTCGGTATGACGCTTTGGGTCAAAGCGGGCGAGCAAGTTCCGGTGGACGGTCAAGTCAGCGAAGGCGCGCCGGAGGTCAATGAAGCGATGTTGACCGGCGAAAGCATGCCGGTACAAAAAACGGTTGGTGATACGGTGACCGGCGGCACGGTGAACGGCGCCACGCCGTTTACGATGACGGCGCAAGCGGTCGGCGCCGATACGGTGCTTTCCCAAATTATTCGCGTTGTAGCGGCGGCGCAGGAATCCAAAGCGCCCATTCAGCGACTGGCGGATACCGTTTCCGCTCGGTTCGTGCCCGCGGTGATTTCGATTGCGGCGCTGACGGGCATCGTTTACTACGCTTTTTTCGACGCCACGTTGGAAACCGCGCTGCTGCGTACCGTGGCGGTGCTTGTCATCGCTTGCCCGTGCGCCTTGGGACTCGCGACACCGACATCCATTATGGTCGGTTCCGGCGTGGGCGCGCGTTCGGGTATTCTTTTTAAGAGCGCTGCCGATTTGGAAGCGGCCGGTAAACTTACCCATATTATTTTTGATAAAACCGGTACACTCACCAAAGGGGAACCGGAAGTAGTGGCGCTGGCACCGCAAGGAACGACGACGGAAACGGAACTGCTCGCGTTGGCGCAAGGTTTGGAAAGCGGTTCCGGTCACCGTTTGGCCGGAGCGATTATGGCCGCGGGGCAAGCGCGCGCAATTCCGGCGCGTCACTTTACGGATTTGACGGAAACCGTCGGGAAGGGCATGAGCGGTCAATATGAAGGCGCGACGTATACAATCGGTCGCGCCGCGTCCGACGACCCGACGGCCGCCGCATGGGAGGCGCAGGGCCGTACGGTATTGGCCGTGCGTCGCGAAGCGGAAGTGCTCGGGATGATCGCAGTCGCAGATGCGTTGCGTGAGGACGCGGCGGAGGCCATTCGCGATTTGCACGCGCAGGGCATCGAAACGGAACTTTTAAGCGGCGACAATCGTCCCACCGCCACGGCGATTGCGCAAAGTCTCGGGATTGACACCGTGACGGCGGAAGTAAAACCAATCGAAAAAGCGGACCATGTCGCCGCGCGCAAAGGCGCAGGCCGATTGGTTGCGATGGTCGGCGACGGCATCAATGACGCGCCGGCGTTGGCGACGGCGGATTTGGGCATCGCGATCGGTTCCGGCACGGCGGTCGCGATTGATGCCGCGGATATCGTTTTACTCCGCAGTCGCGTGCGTGATGTGGCTCGCTCCGTCACGCTGGCGCAAGCGACGCTAAAAAATATTCGTCAAAATCTTTTCTGGGCGCTTATCTACAACATGATCGGTATCCCGCTGGCCGCACTCGGTTACCTTTCACCGCTCCTCGCGGGCGCCGCGATGGCGCTCAGCTCCGTGTCCGTTGTGCTCAACGCGTTGCGTTTGCAATACGTGCGATTACAGTGA
- a CDS encoding YigZ family protein, producing the protein MYFSIKEPFHYETVIKKSRFICDLIPVNDAEEAKDALATIRKRYYDATHHCSALRLGTTGTLQEQSNDDGEPAGTAGRPMLHVLQQRDLTNLLAVVTRYFGGIKLGTGGLTRAYGGTLAESVSAAPIVAYVAHHRYSVQIPYDLLGALENAWKDMPYIIIDRQFTDNVRFTMDVPATTAVAFEQNLTELTAARAVWQKDPERLLMIDYDLIK; encoded by the coding sequence ATGTATTTTTCCATCAAAGAACCTTTTCATTACGAAACGGTCATCAAAAAATCGCGCTTTATCTGTGATCTGATTCCCGTCAATGATGCGGAGGAAGCCAAAGACGCGTTGGCGACCATTCGCAAACGCTACTACGATGCGACGCATCACTGTTCGGCGCTTCGCCTCGGCACCACCGGCACTTTGCAGGAGCAATCCAATGACGACGGCGAACCGGCCGGCACGGCAGGTCGTCCCATGCTGCATGTGTTGCAACAACGGGACCTGACCAATTTGCTCGCCGTAGTGACTCGCTATTTCGGCGGCATCAAACTCGGCACCGGCGGCCTGACCCGCGCGTACGGGGGAACTCTCGCCGAAAGCGTAAGCGCCGCGCCGATCGTCGCGTACGTCGCCCACCATCGCTATTCTGTCCAAATCCCCTACGATCTTCTGGGCGCGCTGGAAAACGCCTGGAAAGACATGCCTTACATCATTATCGATCGCCAATTTACGGATAACGTCCGCTTCACGATGGATGTACCGGCAACGACGGCCGTAGCCTTTGAACAAAATCTGACGGAACTGACCGCGGCGCGAGCCGTTTGGCAAAAAGATCCCGAACGCCTTTTAATGATTGATTATGATTTAATAAAATAA
- a CDS encoding LysR family transcriptional regulator: MDTEYYRNFMAMVDAGNMTNAAEYLHITQPTLSKQLQLLEKRFETKLVVVARGRRRLHLTEAGEIFYQRAKEICALEDLADDEMATATQEVRGTLRFSISPGRSPRFIQRVLAGFHKEYPHVRFELKEGITSVQQEDLLAGETDLGVCHTMFAQPEQFEFLFTSAESLTVVGAKDLLRQVPKQGASFADLRGMAIAASGSAAAILRQEIGDVQTLFQLVAVCTTKASALAWARTENIAALIPAEAEEEFWPGLDSRRLSGIMLKKAIVRPRNRPLSHTAQVFLHYYASVLAAEKKAEETAASALANAVSTSVRESV, from the coding sequence ATGGACACCGAGTATTATCGTAATTTTATGGCGATGGTGGACGCGGGCAATATGACCAACGCTGCGGAATATCTGCATATTACGCAACCGACGTTGAGTAAGCAGCTGCAGCTTTTGGAAAAACGGTTCGAAACAAAACTGGTCGTTGTCGCGCGCGGCCGCCGCCGCTTGCACCTGACGGAAGCCGGGGAAATCTTCTATCAGCGTGCAAAAGAGATTTGTGCTTTGGAGGACTTGGCGGACGATGAAATGGCAACCGCCACGCAGGAAGTGCGCGGCACGTTACGTTTCAGCATTTCGCCGGGACGGTCTCCGCGCTTTATCCAACGGGTGCTGGCGGGGTTTCACAAGGAGTATCCTCATGTGCGCTTTGAACTGAAAGAAGGCATTACAAGTGTACAGCAAGAAGATCTTCTCGCCGGCGAGACGGATCTCGGCGTATGCCACACGATGTTTGCGCAGCCGGAGCAGTTTGAATTTTTATTTACCAGCGCCGAATCATTGACCGTTGTCGGCGCAAAAGATTTATTGCGTCAGGTGCCGAAGCAGGGGGCGAGCTTTGCCGATTTACGCGGCATGGCGATTGCCGCGTCAGGCAGCGCGGCCGCCATTTTGCGACAGGAAATCGGCGACGTACAGACGCTTTTTCAATTGGTGGCCGTCTGTACGACAAAGGCATCAGCGCTGGCTTGGGCGCGCACAGAAAATATAGCGGCGCTCATTCCGGCGGAGGCGGAGGAAGAATTTTGGCCGGGGCTGGACTCCCGACGTTTGAGCGGTATTATGTTGAAAAAAGCGATCGTACGACCGCGCAATCGACCGCTTTCGCACACCGCACAAGTGTTTTTACATTACTACGCAAGCGTCTTGGCGGCGGAAAAAAAGGCGGAAGAAACCGCCGCTTCTGCGCTTGCCAATGCGGTTAGTACTTCGGTCCGCGAGTCGGTCTGA
- a CDS encoding FeoA family protein, producing the protein MTLADLRPGDIAIVTGLAQTSMKRRLQDLGLIEGTRVTCIGISPLGDPKAFAVRGTVIAIRATDSRHIAVRSC; encoded by the coding sequence ATGACACTGGCTGACTTACGCCCGGGCGATATCGCTATCGTCACGGGACTTGCGCAAACGAGCATGAAACGTCGTTTGCAGGATTTGGGGCTGATCGAGGGCACGCGCGTCACCTGCATCGGCATCAGCCCGCTCGGCGACCCCAAAGCATTTGCGGTGCGCGGCACCGTCATCGCGATTCGCGCGACCGACAGCCGCCACATCGCGGTAAGGAGTTGTTGA